The following are encoded together in the Xiphophorus hellerii strain 12219 chromosome 3, Xiphophorus_hellerii-4.1, whole genome shotgun sequence genome:
- the LOC116716816 gene encoding myelin-associated glycoprotein-like encodes MLALIWVTLLCSTTGMPGLVQSDNKTCEDKTFTLPLKPTNQTAAAGQYVVLECSLENKAVTSFAWCKNGQSGECNLAIFNSSNNSTVDSKILGRVTILEPDLKKKNCSIIITNLTTTDTGVYQVKAEAANGCTYLSEANITIEVQERNITLEIAPLKNKRYITLTCSVPAVCSGFKPQFTWTYQKAGKTDNLTIIVNNTEFLINMMDASQSHTSSLTFKASSEHHSMNVTCRVGFPGNTSKEKTLNTSFSPRISNSSGCQIQSNLLTCVCISEGFPSPNITWPLLNKIFEYSLSTNRSALSVTSNMTVSLEQFMDKTVECVSSNNIGETKESFSISEVNRTRNSEVVDIPDKSKLNIFSHLVELFKEKMISVLIVFGVGFLTGSLITTLIACLATKCHRNKKKSSHLTDELELVNTDVVLKVWDNEVRHVENNGILDIQDDGALVFQDDATLVFQDDATLVFQDDGALVFQDDGTLVFQDDGIQNQAAAECGEELPGDLTDSDMSPKETVYSDLDFSALKTKNPADAKEKEDTKETEYAEIMRGEMEEAQENEGMDCEMLEGNDETEVMMEHQEEAKQIVVAEELVGETDPLY; translated from the exons ATGCTTGCTCTGATTTGGGTAACTCTGCTCTGTAGTACAACAG GCATGCCAGGTTTAGTACAAAGCGATAACAAGACATGCGAGGACAAAACATTCACTCTTCCTCTAAAACCAACaaaccaaacagcagcagctggacaATATGTTGTTTTAGAATGttcattagaaaataaagctgTCACCAGCTTTGCTTGGTGCAAAAATGGCCAATCTGGAGAATGTAACTTGGCAATATTTAACTCAAGCAACAATAGTACAGTTGACTCTAAAATTTTAGGGCGAGTGACTATCCTGGAGCCTGatctaaagaagaagaactgcAGCATCATCATCACAAACCTTACAACTACAGACACTGGAGTTTATCAAGTCAAAGCTGAAGCTGCAAACGGCTGCACATATCTTTCTGAAGCAAACATTACTATTGAAG TTCAGGAAAGAAATATCACTTTAGAGATCGCCCCTCTGAAGAACAAAAGGTACATCACTTTGACCTGTTCTGTTCCTGCTGTCTGCTCTGGATTTAAACCTCAGTTCACCTGGACCTACCAAAAAGCAGGAAAGACGGACAATCTCACAATCATAGTCAATAACACTgaattcttgattaatatgatGGATGCCTCACAGAGCCACACCTCAAGCCTGACTTTTAAAGCCTCATCTGAACATCACAGTATGAACGTTACCTGCAGGGTCGGCTTTCCTGGCAACACATCAAAAGAGAAAACTCTTAACACGAGCT TTTCTCCCAGGATCAGCAACAGCTCTGGCTGTCAGATTCAGTCAAATCTCCTGACCTGTGTTTGTATCAGTGAAGGGTTTCCTTCACCAAACATCACTTGGCCGCTGTTGAACAAAATCTTTGAGTACAGCCTGTCAACCAATCGCTCAGCGCTCTCAGTTACAAGTAACATGACTGTGTCTTTAGAGCAATTTATGGACAAGACTGTTGAGTGTGTCAGCAGTAATAATATTGGTGAAACTAAAGAAAGCTTTTCCATCTCAGAAGTAAATCGGACAAGAAATTCAG AAGTCGTAGATATTCCTGACAAATCAA aactaaatatttttagtcatttggtagaactttttaaagaaaagatgaTTTCTGTCCTGATTGTTTTTGGGGTTGGATTTCTGACCGGATCATTGATTACAACCTTGATTGCTTGCCTTGCGACAAAATGCCACAG GAACAAAAAGAAGAGCTCTCATCTTACTGATGAGCTGGAACTGGTAAACACTGATGTTGTTCTCAAG GTTTGGGATAATGAGGTACGTCACGTAGAGAATAATGGTATCCTCGACATACAGGATGATGGCGCCCTAGTCTTCCAGGATGATGCGACCCTAGTCTTCCAGGATGATGCGACCCTAGTCTTCCAGGATGATGGCGCCCTAGTCTTCCAGGATGATGGGACCCTAGTCTTCCAGGATGATGGCATCCAGAACCAAGCAGCTGCAGAATGTGGAGAGGAGCTTCCTGGGGACTTGACAGACTCAGATATGTCACCAAAGGAAACTGTGTACTCGGACCTTGACTTCTCTGCACTGAAAACGAAGAATCCTGCAGATGCCAAAGAGAAGGAGGATACGAAAGAGACTGAATATGCTGAGATCATGAGAGGGGAAATGGAGGAGGCACAAGAAAACGAAGGAATGGACTGCGAAATGTTGGAGGGAAATGATGAGACGGAGGTGATGATGGAGCATCAGGAGGAGGCAAAACAGATTGTGGTGGCTGAAGAGTTAGTAGGAGAGACTGACCCActttattaa
- the LOC116716811 gene encoding sialic acid-binding Ig-like lectin 5 has translation MFTVFWTTLFFFLWVSTTYTVESALGRPSCYNGFCITLNEEMITAKAGLCVVIPCSFTTPDGFTSKSIVWFKCEPQKRRCSDSDIIFHINRYKVPSEFLGRVLLLDPDVSQGNCSIMINDLTTSDSGSYQLRVNGFYHGMADGVTFLLRTILSVKDLNQRPSLMIPPLTEGQQATLTCTAPGLCSPSPPIITWMWRGKGEMEANITGNTTASFKTENLTAVTQRHSSILTFNSSAKHHDTNLTCKVSFTSDITTEETVTLKVNYKRQPQITGKTTVKEGDDLNLTCNIESFPQSVVVWTKHSGSGIYFQNNTASATFVILNVTAEDSGRYVCTATHLNETVSVYADVKVTWFSKILKSSGCVLQSALLTCVCITEGFPLPTITWPLLKDHTEYSVITTVSNHTVNNTVTLSLKSLHYVSVECYSSHENEEAKENLTVQEDFTEKEAIQTKTTLEKVFSLEVIVAFLIGVLLSAIICCLAVKCNRKTLKKSENEDGTLEMISLDDPLIDDGQDVQNDKSLVQEETENVPTAGEKSASEISKDPKDVQYASIDFSIMKRRSATGAAKERASTLTEYAEIKTGPKEQRKDGSKEGSETLEDEEEDLITKHDEETEHCVSEEQIEVEAVYSTVKDVLDEI, from the exons ATGTTTACTGTCTTCTGGAcgacattgtttttctttttgtgggtTTCCACCACATATACAG TTGAATCAGCCCTTGGAAGACCGTCCTGTTACAATGGATTCTGCATCACTCTCAATGAGGAAATGATAACAGCCAAAGCTGGACTGTGTGTTGTGATACCATGTTCCTTCACCACTCCTGATGGATTTACATCAAAAAGTATTGTCTGGTTTAAATGTGAACCACAGAAAAGGAGATGTAGTGACTCTGACATAATATTTCACATAAATCGTTACAAGGTTCCATCAGAATTTCTAGGACGGGTTTTACTGTTGGATCCTGATGTGAGTCAGGGGAACTGCAGCATCATGATCAATGACCTCACAACATCTGATTCTGGATCATATCAGCTCAGAGTTAATGGTTTTTACCATGGAATGGCAGATGGAGTTACGTTCCTTTTAAGAACAATTCTCTCTGTCAAAG ATCTAAACCAGAGGCCCTCACTGATGATTCCTCCACTGACTGAGGGACAGCAGGCCACTCTGACCTGCACTGCTCCTGGTCTCTGCTCTCCGTCTCCTCCTATCATCACTTGGATGTGGAGAGGAAAAGGCGAAATGGAAGCTAATATTACAGGAAACACAACTGCTTCTTTCAAAACTGAGAATCTGACTGCTGTCACACAGAGACACAGTTCGATTCTGACCTTTAACTCTTCAGCTAAGCATCATGATACTAATCTAACCTGTAAGGTCAGCTTCACAAGTGACATAACCACAGAAGAGACTGTGACCCTGAAAGTAAACT ATAAAAGACAACCTCAGATCACTGGAAAGACTACTGTGAAGGAGGGAGATGATCTGAACCTGACCTGCAACATTGAAAGTTTTCCTCAATCAGTTGTTGTGTGGACTAAACATTCAGGAAGTGGgatttactttcaaaataacaCTGCATCGGCAACATTTGTCATCTTGAATGTGACAGCTGAGGATTCTGGGCGATATGTGTGCACAGCGACTCACCTAAATGAAACAGTGTCTGTATATGCTGATGTAAAAGTGACTT ggttttcaaaaatactgaaaagttCTGGATGTGTGCTTCAGTCAGCACTCCTGACCTGTGTGTGTATCACTGAGGGGTTTCCTCTACCCACTATAACATGGCCTCTGCTGAAAGACCACACAGAGTACTCGGTCATTACGACCGTGTCAAACCACACTGTTAACAACACTGTCACCTTATCCCTTAAAAGTCTCCATTATGTCAGTGTTGAATGTTACAGCAGCCATGAAAATGAAGAAGCCAAAGAAAACCTCACAGTCCAAGAAGACTTCACAGAAAAAGAAG CCATTCAGACCAAAACTACTTTAGAAAAGGTTTTCAGCCTGGAAGTCATTGTTGCCTTTCTGATTGGAGTTCTGCTTTCAGCTATCATTTGTTGTTTGGCTGTAAAATGCAACAG GAAGACACTGAAGAAGTCTGAGAATGAAGATGGAACTCTGGAAATGATCTCTCTAGATGATCCACTG ATCGACGACGGTCAGGATGTTCAAAATGACAAATCCCTTGTGCAAGAGGAAACTGAGAACGTACCTACGGCAGGAGAGAAGTCGGCTTCAGAAATTAGCAAAGATCCAAAAGATGTGCAGTATGCCAGCATTGATTTCTCAATCATGAAGAGAAGGAGTGCAACAGGGGCAGCAAAGGAACGAGCGAGCACTTTGACTGAGTATGCAGAGATTAAAACTGGACCAAAAGAGCAAAGGAAAGACGGCAGTAAAGAGGGAAGTGAGACActggaggacgaagaggaggatTTGATAACAAAACATGATGAGGAGACGGAACATTGTGTCTCAGAGGAGCAGATTGAAGTGGAGGCAGTTTACTCCACCGTCAAAGATGTTTTAGATGAGATCTAA